The Scyliorhinus torazame isolate Kashiwa2021f chromosome 17, sScyTor2.1, whole genome shotgun sequence genome includes a window with the following:
- the LOC140393552 gene encoding uncharacterized protein, whose translation MFFRLVFFLFLLPVMQGKKRPVQISDWNYKDGSDKVNMRGVANLTQVLDDWRFDILTQMRDMLTNDHQSLLPDYSRITPLSEALSDLFNEFNALKERLGDLTEKFSALETSVDEMKVKIATRSNISPHGPNGMTPRQKLNPPKRKVLVPKKKKILQQ comes from the exons ATGTTTTTCAGACTTGTATTTTTCCTGTTTCTCCTGCCGGTGATGCAAGGCAAAAAACGACCTGTTCAAATCAGCGACTGGAATTACAAAGATGGAT CTGATAAAGTTAATATGCGGGGAGTTGCCAATCTGACACAGGTACTGGATGACTGGAGATTCGACATTTTGACTCAGATGAGAGACATGCTGACAAATGACCACCAGTCCCTCCTTCCAGACTATTCCAG AATAACGCCTCTTTCTGAGGCACTTAGCGATCTATTCAATGAGTTTAATGCTCTAAAGGAACGGCTGGGAGATTTGACTGAAAAATTTAGTGCTCTGGAGACCTCCGTTGATGAAATGAAAGTGAAAATTGCTACTCGAAGCAACATTTCTCCTCATGGACCCAATGGCATGACACCTCGACAAAAACTCAATCCACCAAAGAGAAAAGTTCTGGTTCCAAAGAAGAAGAAGATTCTCCAGCAATAA